GATGCTGTCACCGAAGACGTTCTCAAGGAATATCGAGAGAACCGCCTGAAAAGCATCCGGCTCGAGGAGAACCTCTCCGAAGTGGCCGTCAATGGGCTTTGCCCTCGCGCTCATCTCCGCATCGCGGAGGGCCTCGCGAATACCCTTCTCGAGTTCTTCAAGCGGCTGGAGCGAGCGGTATGACTGGTAGTAGGAGCCCGTCCCGGTGCCAAGGACCGCGTATACCGAGGCGCTCATCCCGGTCGAGCGACCCTCCAGCTCAACACCATTGGAGTTCACCAAGCCGTAGGTGTTCACACCAAATGCGAGGGAACCCGAGAGGGTGGAGGCACCCTTGAGCTCGGCCATCAGTCTAGCGAAGTCAGAGGCTAATGAATAGGCCTCCTCGAAGGGCATCTCCTTTATCCTGCGGTCGTAGAGGTTCTCAACCGCAGCTGGCTTTCCAGGTTCAGGAAAACCGACGAAGGGAACCTCGCTCACCCTCGCCAGATTAATCGTCTTCTCAACGAAGTCCTCGAGGGTTTTCCTATCGTGGTTCAGGCCGGTAATGTAGGAGAAGCCCAGCCTACCTCTGTACCCTATCCTGAGGCCCACACCGGAGTAGAACTTCCTCTGGGAGCGTTCAACTTTCTCGCGCTCTATCTTGAAGGAGCCTCCCCTGCCCATCTCCCAGTAGATCTCCCACTCGACGTTCTTTCCCTCGAGTATCGCGACCAGCTCGTCTATCATCGGCCCACCCGGGGTAACTTCCGGCGGAAGCTTAAAAGGTATTCGACTCACCGCTCAATCATCGTCTCGTAGAACTCGAGGAGCCGCTTGTAGGCCTCCTCTTTTATCTCCGCCAGCCTTCCGAACAGTTCCGCGGTCTCCTCGTCACCCGTCATCCTCTGGAGCTTCCTGTAAACGTCCTTGCCTATGGCCTCCGACAGGAGGGCTATGGCGAGGGCCTTCTCGACGTCCTCCACCCCCATCATCTCGCCGCACACAGGGAGTGTGTCCAGCGGGGGAGCGTTGAACTTCAGGGGATCCATGTTGGGGTACAGCCTCTTGAAGAGCTCCCTTATCTGAGCCGCCTGCTTCCTCTTCTCCTTCGCGAGGTGCTTGAACTCGTCGACGAGTATGCCCTCGACACGGCCGGACAGCCACTCGTAGCTCTCGGCCCCGCACTCCTCGTTGCATATGGCGTAGCTGAGAAGCTCGTAGCCGTTGAGGTTCCTCAGGAGGACCTCAACGTCTTGAATAATATCAACATCTATTGTTGCCATCTTCACCGCCAAATACCAAGTTAAACCTTGGGTATACACCCTTTTGCTCCGACGGCTTCAAAGTGGATTGAAGCGGTGGGAAGTGTTAAGTGCCCCTTTGGGAACTAAGAACGGTGGGATCATGAGGCGGACTGTTCTGCTTGCCCTGACGATTGCCCTAATGCTCCCGGTGAGCGGATGCATCGGCGGTCCTGCAGGCACGGCAACTGAACCGACCGAATCGCGGAATATTCATCCCGGCTACGGTGAGTTCAACGCTGGCAACGTTCTCATCGGGGACGGTGAGGTTATGATGGATCACTACGGCCTGGTGATTCCAGTTAACAGAACAGCCATTCTAAAGGGAATAATTTTTGCCAGGGAGTATCGGGTCTCGTCTGGGAACGGGAGCGACACCACCGGCTACTACGGCGGAAAAGTGGAGCTCAAAGCATACCTCGCCGACATATTTGTCCAGTACGCCTGGAAAGCCTTAGAATCAGGACTGAAGCCGGTTTCCGAACTGGAAGTCGAGATAACGCCGGAAACTGTTGAGGTGAAGCCAGGAAAGAACGAGGCCTTCGAGGTCAAGATTGACACCTCCGAAGTAACTCTGGGAAAGACATACTACCTCTACATAGTCGCCTTCGGTGGGGACGGCTGGAAGGGCTGGGCTGTCGTCGAGGTGATAACTGAAGAAACGACGGTAACAAAAGAAACGGAGAACGACTAACGCATGCCCCCAACCAAAGCCCTCGTGAGGACGTGGGGCCCGCCGTCGTCGACCGGCACGACCTGGCCCTTGCCGCAGTAGCCGGGGAACTCGATTTTAGTGTCTTTTCCGATTGCCCTGATGTTCTTAAGCACTTCCAGAATCTTGCCTGAGAGCGCGACGTCCCTCACCTGGGCCTTTATCTCGCCGTTCTCGATGATGTAACCCTCCTTCGCCCCGAATGTGAACGTCCCGCCGGCGGTGTCGACCTGGCCCCCCTTATCACCTATCATGTAGAGGCCGTTCTTGACCTCTCCAAGCATCTCATCAAGGCTCCAGTCGCCGGGCTCGACGTAGGTGTTGCCCATCCTCACGAGCGGCTGGTAGGCGTAGCCCTGGGCCCTCCCGTGGCCGTTCGGTTCGAGGTCAAGTAAAGCGCTGGTCTCGCGGTCGTTCAGGTAGTTTACCAAAATTCCGTCCTTTATCAGCTCTACGCGCTTTGCCTTAATCCCCTCGTCGTCGTAGATGTAGGAGCCGAACTTGCCGGGCAGTGTTGGGTCGTCCACGACGTTTAAGTTTTCAACCGCTATCCTCTCCCCGAGCCTTCCGGCCAAGATGCTGTCGCCGTTCTTGACGGAGTCGGCCTCGACCGCATGACCGAGGGCCTCGTGGATGAAGACGCCGGTAAGCTCAGGGTCCATTATCACGTCAAAGACCCCCGAAGGGGGAGCCTGGGCGTGGAGGAGCGAAATGGCTTTCTCCCTCACAAACTCCGTCCACTGTGGTAAGTCTATTCCCTCAACAAGCTCCCAGCCGGTCGTCCCACCGAAGCTCTTCCAGTAGGTCTGCATCTCGCCGTTCTCCTTGGCCGTGACCGAAAAGCCAAAGCGTATCCTCGGAACTACCGTCTCTATCTCGCTCCCGAGTGAGTTGAGGTAAAGCTGTTTCTTAACGCCGTCTCCGTAGTAAACGGATCTGCTGACGATTTTTTCTCCAGTTAAGAGCGAGCTTGCCTCCTTTACGAGGGCCAGCTTCTCCTCGATCTCCACGTCGGTGAATGGCTTCTTAACCGGCATCTCCGCCCTGTCCACGATGGGGTCTCCTGTATAAATCTTGGAGTTTCCCTTTGAGAGCTTTGCTATTTTCATCGCCGTTTCGATGGCCTTCTCGGCTCGCCCAATGTCGTTGGCGCTGGAGAAGCCCCACGCCCCGTTGAAGGCCCTGACGCCGATGCCGACCTCGGTGTTGAGCGAGAGCTCCTCGAGCTGGCCGTTCCCCATGCTGAGGTGTGAAGCAGTAACGCGTGTTATTCTTATTTCATAATATGGTATACCGTAACGTCCCGCCAGCTCCTCGGCAGTTCTCACGAGTTTCTCCATGATCCTCACCGGTGGACATAAAAGGGAGGGGCTTATATGGGTTCTCATAGAGGGATGAACCATAATGGTTTAAGTGTTGCCTATGGAGAGGCGAAGTGAGATATTCGATGCCATCAGGGCGAAGCCGGGGATAACCTTCAGGGAGCTGGCTAGAGAGCTGGGAGTCGGCATAGGCGACCTCCAGTACCACCTGTGGAAGCTGGAGAAGGAGGGCAGGATATTTTCGAGGAGAGCGGGCAGGAGGCGCTACATCTTTCCCAGGGGGCTGGAGGAAGACGCCCAGAGGCTCCTCATAGCTATATCCACGGATACAAGGAGGAGAATCCTGTTGCTCCTGATGGAGGGCCCGATGGGTCAGAAAGAGCTCGCCGAGACCCTGGGCCTCAGCCAGCCCACGGTGAGCTACCACATGAGCGAGCTCGTGAGGCTGGGAATAGTGAAGGCTGAAAGGAGCGGAAAAAACGTGGTCTACACCCTCTCATACGACCCTGAAACCGTTGTCAGGCTGATAAGGGAGTACAGACCCAGCCTGTGGGAGAGGCTGGCGGACGGTCTCATAGACCTGCTCACGAGTGTGGGTGATGAGAAATGATGGAGATACTGCTCGTTGCCGTGACTATCGCACTCTCCCTCGTCCTGGCGGGGATATCCTCTGTGGCCTACAGGAAGAGCCACCTCCGTCCGGCGCTCTACCTCCTGATAGCATTCCTGATCTTCGCCCTGAAGAAGGTGATAGAGGCCCTGAAGCTGGCCTCGTGGATAGAAAAAGATGTCGGCCTGGTCACAGGGGTTCTCGAGGCCGCAGTCCTTGTCCTGCTGCTCCTCTCGCTCTGGAGGCGTTAGCGAACCACCATCACAGGCGGCTCTATGAGGCCAACCACTTCCTCGAGCAAGGAGCCTATCCTCGTTTTTCCGCTCCTCCCGTAGGCACCCATCACTACGAGGGAGTAGTCTCCGGAGTTCGCTTCCTCGAGGATTTTGTCCCTGGCAGAGCCCTCGACTATTCTGAATGAGCAGTTCACGCCCTGCTCCTGGCAGAACTCAAGGAGGTTGGACATGATGTCCCTGATGCCCTTCTTCATGTCCTTCCATATCGTCTCCTCGAACCTCTGGATATCCTTGAGGTTCTCACTGATGAGTCCCATGTTAAAGGCCATGGCCTTGGCTTCCCTCCTGTCAAGCACGGAGAAGAGGATAACCTTCCCCCTCTTTCTCTTGGCTATGGCTATAGCGTGGAGGGCCGCCTTCTGACTCCACTTCGAACCGTCTATGAGTACGAGTATCCTCATAACATCACACCCCTATATACCTCACCCAGAGGAGTCCCATTCCAACCGCCACGGTAGTGAACATCACGATGACGCCGACCTTCAGGAAGTCCATGAAGGTTATTTTCACCCCCTCGCGGGAGGCTATTCCAATTACGACGACGTTGGCACTCGCACCTATCGCCGTGCCGTTGCCCCCCAGGCATGCTCCAAGCGAGAGGGCCCACCAGAGGGGGTAGATGTTCATGGAGCTCCCCATGGCCTTTATCAGGGGTATCATGGCGGCGGTGAGCGGTATGTTGTCCACGATGGCCGAGGCGATGGCGGAGAACCATGTTATTATGAAGAGGGCCTCTCCTGTGCCGCTTATGTAACCTGTTACCCACCGGGCCACGTCATTTATGACCCCCGTCTGGACCAGGGAACCCACTAGGATGAAGAGGCCGACGAAGAAGAATATCGCCGTCCATTCGACCTTTTCGAGTATCTCATCCGGCTCCATCCTGCTCCACAGGAGCAGCGTCGACGCCCCGAAGAGGGCCACCACCGCCGGCTCGATGCCAAGCCTGTCGTGAATGAAGAAGAGGACCACGACGCCGATGATGACAGTTACCGACTTCTTGAAGAGCTGGTAGTCCCTTATTGCCTCATCTTCCCTCAATCCTTCGATCGCAGAGAGTATCCTGTCCTTCTTATCCCCGGTAACCCTCATCGTTCCCCGGTAGAGGAGGTATATCATGCCCAACGAAAGCAGGAGGTCGACCGCTGCTATGGGCCCCATGTTGAGGAGGAAATCGTTGAAGCTCAGCCCAGCGGCGGAGCCTATCATGATGTTGGGCGGGTCACCAATGAGGGTCGCCGTTCCGCCGATGTTAGAGGCGAACACTTCGGATAGGAGGAAAGGAACGGGGTTCACGTCCATGAGCTTGGTTATGTAGAGGAGCATTGGCGTTAGGAGAAGGACTGTCGTCACGTTATCCAGGACGGAGCTCACCAGCGCGGTGACCAGCGAGAACATCAGGAGGACCCTCATGGGGTCCCCCTTTGCGAACTTGGCCGTTTTTATGGCTATGAACTCGAAGAGGCCGCTCTCCTTTGCGGTGTTGACTATTATCATCATTCCGATTAGCAGGAAGAGTGTGTCGAGGTCGAGGTACTCTGGAAGCTTCTCCCATGGTACTATCCGAATGAAGAGAACTACCGCCGCGCCGAAGAGGGCAGCGACGGTTCTGTGAACCCTCTCGCTGATTATGAGGGCGTAGGTGAACAGGAATACCGTCACCGCCATTGCCGCCATGATGTTCTGTTCCATGGTCATCACCCCGGCAGGCATCACCAAACTATCACCGGTTTTTCAACGTGCTGGACTATTCTGAGGACGATGGGGCTTATTGGGGATGTTTTGGTTACCTCTGACCCGTAGCTCCTCGACACAACGAGGAGGTCAAAATCCTCGTCTTTGAGGAGTGAGATTATGTCGTCGCTCTTGCTCCCGAGGAAGTGCCTGCGCTCCACACGGAGGCCAAGGCCCTCCAGCCTGGAGGCTATCTCCCCAGAAAGCTTTTCGGCGAACTCCATCTTGGCATTCCTCAGCCTCTCGGCCTCCTCTCTTCCCAGGGTCTCCTCTATTATCTTGAGGGTCTTCTTCTCCGAGATGTAAACCACGGTTACTTTCGCTTCTATATAGGCGCTGAGCGTCTCATAGAGGCTCTCTGGTATCTCCCCCGAGAACCTGTCTATAGGCATCAGTATGGAGCGGACCTCCGGGAGGACGAACTCCTCGGGAAGAAGGAGGAACTCGCGGTAGCGTTTTGCTATTTCCTCGTACCTTTCGCCTGCAATGCCCCTGAACTTCCTCTGGATGAGTTTATTGAAGATGTCCATACTCCTCCCCAACCGGGGAGAGGTGGGAAGTTTTTAAAGCTTTTGTTACACTTATCCAAAACATCAAAATTCACCGACGTTTGGTGAAAGCCCCTTCAATTTCAAGAATGAACCACAAACGCTTTATTAAACGCCACGTTCACTCAAAAGGGGGTGAATGAATGAAGAGACTGGCAGCAATGGCGTTTGTTCTGATGCTGCTCCTTCCTGTTACAGGGTTCACCGCCGCGCAGTGCCCCTCAGAGGGACACACCGTTGTGCTGAAAGCCCCTGCGGTGTCCAGGACTTCAAACGGAGAGCTCACCGGCGTGGCGACCGACTTCGTCATAACCGTAGCACCGGGAACCGGCCACGTCTACGTCGAGACATGGCCGCTGGCAGAGGTCGACATG
The sequence above is drawn from the Thermococcus pacificus genome and encodes:
- a CDS encoding winged helix-turn-helix transcriptional regulator; amino-acid sequence: MERRSEIFDAIRAKPGITFRELARELGVGIGDLQYHLWKLEKEGRIFSRRAGRRRYIFPRGLEEDAQRLLIAISTDTRRRILLLLMEGPMGQKELAETLGLSQPTVSYHMSELVRLGIVKAERSGKNVVYTLSYDPETVVRLIREYRPSLWERLADGLIDLLTSVGDEK
- a CDS encoding universal stress protein — its product is MGRSMDIFNKLIQRKFRGIAGERYEEIAKRYREFLLLPEEFVLPEVRSILMPIDRFSGEIPESLYETLSAYIEAKVTVVYISEKKTLKIIEETLGREEAERLRNAKMEFAEKLSGEIASRLEGLGLRVERRHFLGSKSDDIISLLKDEDFDLLVVSRSYGSEVTKTSPISPIVLRIVQHVEKPVIVW
- a CDS encoding TldD/PmbA family protein; protein product: MIDELVAILEGKNVEWEIYWEMGRGGSFKIEREKVERSQRKFYSGVGLRIGYRGRLGFSYITGLNHDRKTLEDFVEKTINLARVSEVPFVGFPEPGKPAAVENLYDRRIKEMPFEEAYSLASDFARLMAELKGASTLSGSLAFGVNTYGLVNSNGVELEGRSTGMSASVYAVLGTGTGSYYQSYRSLQPLEELEKGIREALRDAEMSARAKPIDGHFGEVLLEPDAFQAVLSIFLENVFGDSIYFRRSRFSSPGETVGSECLTILDDATLPAGSGSYPFDGEGVPGKRTVLIEDGVLKSFLLDFTYASFLGMESTGNAVRDFRTKPHIGTSNLLVEPGKESLEDFEGIVVKDVFGEHTANPVSGDFSLTVGLGYVVKNGEIRPFRDNMLSGNVFELLRSVSAVGKRPLRRGSFVSPRVLTSARIV
- a CDS encoding universal stress protein, encoding MRILVLIDGSKWSQKAALHAIAIAKRKRGKVILFSVLDRREAKAMAFNMGLISENLKDIQRFEETIWKDMKKGIRDIMSNLLEFCQEQGVNCSFRIVEGSARDKILEEANSGDYSLVVMGAYGRSGKTRIGSLLEEVVGLIEPPVMVVR
- a CDS encoding TldD/PmbA family protein, giving the protein MEKLVRTAEELAGRYGIPYYEIRITRVTASHLSMGNGQLEELSLNTEVGIGVRAFNGAWGFSSANDIGRAEKAIETAMKIAKLSKGNSKIYTGDPIVDRAEMPVKKPFTDVEIEEKLALVKEASSLLTGEKIVSRSVYYGDGVKKQLYLNSLGSEIETVVPRIRFGFSVTAKENGEMQTYWKSFGGTTGWELVEGIDLPQWTEFVREKAISLLHAQAPPSGVFDVIMDPELTGVFIHEALGHAVEADSVKNGDSILAGRLGERIAVENLNVVDDPTLPGKFGSYIYDDEGIKAKRVELIKDGILVNYLNDRETSALLDLEPNGHGRAQGYAYQPLVRMGNTYVEPGDWSLDEMLGEVKNGLYMIGDKGGQVDTAGGTFTFGAKEGYIIENGEIKAQVRDVALSGKILEVLKNIRAIGKDTKIEFPGYCGKGQVVPVDDGGPHVLTRALVGGMR
- a CDS encoding ArsB/NhaD family transporter encodes the protein MEQNIMAAMAVTVFLFTYALIISERVHRTVAALFGAAVVLFIRIVPWEKLPEYLDLDTLFLLIGMMIIVNTAKESGLFEFIAIKTAKFAKGDPMRVLLMFSLVTALVSSVLDNVTTVLLLTPMLLYITKLMDVNPVPFLLSEVFASNIGGTATLIGDPPNIMIGSAAGLSFNDFLLNMGPIAAVDLLLSLGMIYLLYRGTMRVTGDKKDRILSAIEGLREDEAIRDYQLFKKSVTVIIGVVVLFFIHDRLGIEPAVVALFGASTLLLWSRMEPDEILEKVEWTAIFFFVGLFILVGSLVQTGVINDVARWVTGYISGTGEALFIITWFSAIASAIVDNIPLTAAMIPLIKAMGSSMNIYPLWWALSLGACLGGNGTAIGASANVVVIGIASREGVKITFMDFLKVGVIVMFTTVAVGMGLLWVRYIGV
- a CDS encoding ferritin family protein, whose translation is MATIDVDIIQDVEVLLRNLNGYELLSYAICNEECGAESYEWLSGRVEGILVDEFKHLAKEKRKQAAQIRELFKRLYPNMDPLKFNAPPLDTLPVCGEMMGVEDVEKALAIALLSEAIGKDVYRKLQRMTGDEETAELFGRLAEIKEEAYKRLLEFYETMIER